One part of the Brevundimonas subvibrioides ATCC 15264 genome encodes these proteins:
- the rfbB gene encoding dTDP-glucose 4,6-dehydratase gives MRILVTGGAGFIGSALVRRLIEHSDHEVLVFDKLTYAGVLSSLEPVAASDRYAFVQADICDPDAVAKALKDFRPDVVAHLAAESHVDRSIDGPGAFVQTNLVGTFVMLNQTLGYWRGLPDVEKAAFRFHHISTDEVFGSLGEDGFFTETTPYDPRSPYSASKAGSDHLVRAWGHTYGLPVLVTNCSNNYGPYHFPEKLIPLIIIRALNGEPLPVYGDGSNVRDWLFVDDHARALQAVFETGTPGETYNVGGNAERRNIEVVTAICTILDRLRPRADGKAYADQITFVADRPGHDHRYAIDASKIRNDLGWTPSVTFEQGIEQTIAWYLENKTWWQDILDARYATQRLGVAVG, from the coding sequence ATGCGCATCCTGGTCACTGGCGGTGCCGGTTTCATCGGCTCGGCCCTGGTCCGACGGTTGATCGAACATTCCGATCATGAGGTCCTGGTCTTCGACAAGCTGACCTATGCCGGTGTGCTGAGCTCCCTTGAGCCGGTCGCTGCCAGCGACCGCTATGCCTTCGTGCAGGCCGACATCTGCGATCCCGACGCCGTCGCAAAAGCATTGAAGGACTTTCGTCCTGACGTCGTCGCGCACCTGGCGGCTGAAAGCCATGTCGATCGCTCGATCGACGGCCCGGGCGCATTCGTGCAGACCAATCTGGTCGGCACCTTCGTCATGCTGAACCAGACGCTGGGCTATTGGCGCGGTCTGCCCGATGTCGAGAAGGCCGCGTTTCGGTTCCATCATATCTCGACCGACGAGGTGTTCGGCTCGCTCGGCGAAGATGGTTTCTTCACCGAGACCACGCCCTATGATCCGCGCTCGCCCTATTCGGCTTCCAAGGCGGGATCGGATCACCTGGTTCGCGCCTGGGGCCATACCTATGGGCTGCCGGTCTTGGTGACCAACTGTTCCAACAACTATGGTCCCTACCATTTCCCTGAAAAGCTCATCCCACTCATCATCATCCGGGCACTGAACGGCGAGCCCCTGCCCGTCTATGGCGATGGCTCCAATGTGCGCGACTGGCTGTTCGTCGACGATCACGCCCGCGCCCTTCAGGCCGTATTCGAGACCGGTACGCCGGGTGAAACCTACAATGTCGGCGGCAACGCCGAGCGAAGGAACATCGAGGTCGTGACGGCGATCTGCACGATCCTGGATCGCCTGAGGCCGAGGGCGGACGGCAAGGCTTACGCCGACCAGATCACCTTTGTCGCAGACCGCCCGGGCCACGACCACCGCTACGCCATCGACGCGTCCAAGATCCGCAACGATCTGGGCTGGACCCCGTCGGTGACCTTCGAGCAGGGCATCGAGCAGACGATTGCCTGGTACCTCGAAAATAAGACGTGGTGGCAGGATATTCTGGACGCTCGCTATGCGACCCAACGTCTGGGCGTCGCCGTGGGCTGA
- the rfbC gene encoding dTDP-4-dehydrorhamnose 3,5-epimerase has product MAFIPESMSQRSGLQQPSSPFLYESRRFGDDRGWFTETYSERALADRGVSDRFVQDNQSLSIAPGTVRGIHFQRPPFAQAKLVRCLRGRIMDYAVDLRRGSPTYGDWVSAELTADNGLQLYVPVGYGHAFVTLEPRTEVVYKVNAVYAADCDGGIVWDDPDIGIEWSLPPSGPLLSEKDRQLPRLADFDSPFDYDGRPLEPLPPL; this is encoded by the coding sequence ATGGCGTTCATCCCCGAGTCCATGTCTCAGAGGTCGGGCTTGCAACAACCATCCTCACCGTTCCTGTACGAAAGCCGTCGGTTCGGCGACGATCGAGGCTGGTTCACGGAAACCTATTCAGAGCGTGCCCTGGCGGACCGCGGCGTCTCCGACAGGTTCGTGCAGGACAATCAGTCCCTTTCGATCGCTCCCGGCACCGTGCGAGGCATTCATTTCCAACGACCGCCATTTGCCCAGGCGAAGCTGGTCCGCTGCTTGCGGGGTCGGATCATGGACTATGCAGTGGACCTTCGGCGGGGCTCGCCTACCTACGGCGATTGGGTGTCGGCAGAGCTGACGGCTGACAACGGCTTACAGCTGTATGTCCCTGTGGGCTACGGCCACGCCTTCGTCACGCTAGAGCCCCGGACGGAGGTCGTGTACAAGGTCAACGCGGTATACGCTGCCGATTGCGATGGCGGGATCGTTTGGGATGACCCGGACATCGGGATTGAATGGTCCCTTCCGCCTTCGGGGCCCTTGCTTTCCGAAAAGGACCGGCAGTTGCCGCGACTGGCCGACTTCGACAGTCCTTTTGACTATGACGGTCGGCCGCTTGAGCCGCTGCCCCCCCTCTGA